A genomic region of Brevibacillus sp. JNUCC-41 contains the following coding sequences:
- a CDS encoding Ger(x)C family spore germination protein: MRNRFILILLCVSVLSGCWDSNEPERLVYANGIGIDYKDGQVVVHLQIINMQGLAKSESGGDPSSLNAADVGSATGKTLDEALFNLYHTSDRRIYWGHLSFVILSEEAIKTGNFKNTLDLLDRYRETRYRIYFFMTKGAVKDAMLISPIENISMAFSKLSDPKGNYNQSSFIPPINLREILIELDEPAYYVSIPQLKITEQWTGQKEKKKDLLMENIAVISENKINAILPKKVMNGARLVNKQFVRDNVTLFPGTERNTSIIVYDKKTKITPIVEKNGKVRFHIKMKIKASVDMLKSGITRKEYEKELIRSIKKEIKYTYQYTQKRGLDLFRLSKTLYREDIKTWKKIETGGRIPLDEDSIKSIKIEVILQDTGKQTLTPIFDEQDDKSSKN, translated from the coding sequence ATGAGGAACAGATTCATTCTAATTCTATTATGTGTTTCCGTTCTCTCTGGTTGCTGGGATTCAAATGAACCTGAACGACTTGTTTATGCAAATGGAATAGGGATCGATTATAAGGACGGGCAGGTCGTCGTTCACCTTCAAATCATTAATATGCAAGGGCTGGCAAAATCCGAATCAGGTGGAGATCCCAGCTCCCTAAACGCTGCAGATGTCGGAAGTGCTACTGGAAAGACTCTCGATGAAGCCTTGTTTAATTTATATCATACGTCAGATCGACGTATTTATTGGGGACATCTTTCCTTTGTTATTTTATCGGAAGAAGCCATTAAAACTGGTAACTTCAAAAATACGCTTGATTTATTGGACCGTTATCGCGAAACACGCTACAGAATTTACTTTTTTATGACTAAGGGTGCGGTTAAAGATGCCATGCTTATTTCCCCTATCGAAAACATTTCCATGGCTTTTTCAAAATTAAGCGATCCAAAGGGGAACTATAATCAAAGCTCTTTCATCCCACCGATAAATTTAAGAGAGATTCTCATTGAGCTGGACGAACCTGCTTATTACGTTTCAATTCCCCAACTAAAGATTACGGAGCAATGGACCGGGCAGAAAGAAAAAAAGAAGGATTTATTAATGGAAAACATCGCTGTTATTTCAGAAAATAAAATAAATGCCATTCTGCCTAAAAAGGTGATGAATGGTGCAAGATTAGTGAACAAACAATTTGTTCGTGATAACGTTACCCTTTTCCCTGGAACGGAAAGGAACACATCAATTATTGTGTACGATAAGAAGACTAAGATAACACCTATCGTAGAAAAAAACGGAAAAGTTCGTTTTCATATAAAAATGAAGATTAAAGCAAGTGTTGACATGTTGAAAAGTGGCATAACACGCAAAGAATATGAAAAGGAATTAATACGCTCTATCAAGAAAGAAATAAAATACACATATCAATATACACAAAAAAGAGGGCTGGACCTGTTTAGGTTATCGAAAACACTTTATCGAGAGGATATTAAAACTTGGAAAAAAATCGAAACAGGAGGAAGGATTCCTTTAGATGAAGATTCGATTAAGTCGATTAAGATTGAAGTAATTCTTCAAGATACCGGAAAACAAACATTAACACCAATCTTTGATGAACAGGATGATAAAAGTTCAAAAAATTAA
- the prpE gene encoding bis(5'-nucleosyl)-tetraphosphatase PrpE: protein MNIDIIGDIHGCFAEFRQLTEKMGYTWKTGFPVHPSGRILGFVGDLTDRGPNSLQVIEVVHELVINQNIARYAPGNHCNKLYRYFSGNKVQISHGLETTVAEYESLNIRDQKKIRKKFMDLYERSPLYQLIDEGRLIIAHAGIRSDYIGQYSNKVKTFVLYGDINGSKHPDGSPVRKDWAQSYKGETWIVYGHTPVPEARRVNHTYNIDTGCVFGGKLTAVRYPEMDLQEVPSSMPYIAEKFRTSFD from the coding sequence ATGAACATCGATATCATAGGGGACATTCATGGATGTTTCGCTGAATTCAGGCAGCTGACCGAAAAAATGGGCTATACATGGAAGACTGGGTTTCCTGTACATCCCTCCGGAAGAATTCTCGGCTTTGTAGGGGATTTAACCGATCGCGGCCCAAATTCCCTTCAAGTAATAGAGGTTGTCCATGAATTAGTCATAAACCAAAATATAGCAAGGTATGCCCCAGGTAACCACTGCAATAAATTGTATCGTTATTTTTCAGGCAATAAAGTTCAAATATCACACGGTTTAGAGACTACCGTAGCTGAATATGAATCACTGAACATTCGGGATCAGAAGAAGATCCGAAAAAAGTTCATGGATCTGTATGAACGTTCCCCACTTTATCAACTCATTGATGAAGGGCGGTTGATCATTGCCCATGCAGGAATTCGCAGTGACTATATTGGCCAATATAGCAATAAGGTAAAGACCTTTGTCCTCTATGGTGATATCAATGGCTCCAAACACCCCGATGGGTCACCGGTCAGAAAAGACTGGGCCCAATCATACAAAGGGGAAACATGGATCGTATATGGACATACACCAGTCCCTGAAGCTAGAAGAGTCAATCATACTTATAATATTGATACAGGCTGCGTCTTCGGTGGAAAACTGACAGCTGTCCGTTATCCCGAAATGGATCTTCAAGAGGTGCCTTCTTCCATGCCATATATAGCGGAAAAATTCAGGACATCTTTTGATTAA
- the fabI gene encoding enoyl-ACP reductase FabI: MTFSLEGKTFVIMGVANKRSIAWGVARSLHKAGAKLIFTYGKDRTEKSVRELSSTLEGEPSTILQCDVTKDESIDECFAAIKEETGIIHGLVHSVAFANKEELDGEFVNTSREGFLLAHNISSFSLTAVAKAAKEIMTEGGSIVTMTYLGGERVMPNYNVMGVAKASLEANVRYLSSDLGKDNIRVNAISAGPIRTLSAKGVRDFNTILKKIEEEAPLRRTTTPEEVGDTAVFLLSDMSRGITGENIHVDSGYHIIG, from the coding sequence ATGACTTTTTCATTAGAAGGAAAAACGTTTGTCATAATGGGTGTTGCGAATAAAAGAAGTATTGCATGGGGAGTTGCCCGTTCCTTACATAAAGCAGGTGCAAAGCTGATCTTCACTTACGGAAAAGACCGTACGGAAAAAAGCGTTAGGGAACTATCTTCTACATTGGAAGGGGAGCCTTCCACCATTTTACAATGTGATGTAACGAAGGATGAAAGCATTGATGAATGTTTTGCGGCGATTAAGGAAGAAACAGGTATCATTCATGGCTTGGTACACAGTGTCGCATTTGCTAACAAGGAAGAGCTGGACGGTGAGTTCGTCAACACGAGCCGTGAAGGGTTCTTGCTTGCCCATAATATCAGTTCATTCTCATTGACGGCTGTAGCTAAAGCGGCGAAGGAAATCATGACTGAAGGCGGCAGTATTGTCACAATGACGTATCTTGGCGGTGAACGGGTCATGCCAAATTATAATGTAATGGGAGTGGCCAAGGCCTCACTAGAAGCCAATGTCCGTTACCTGTCAAGTGATCTTGGCAAAGATAACATCCGAGTGAATGCAATTTCAGCCGGTCCAATCCGTACCTTATCCGCTAAAGGTGTCCGTGACTTCAATACAATTTTAAAGAAGATTGAGGAAGAAGCACCGCTTCGTCGTACAACCACTCCGGAAGAAGTAGGGGATACGGCAGTATTTTTATTAAGTGACATGTCCCGCGGAATTACCGGGGAAAATATCCATGTGGATTCCGGTTATCATATAATTGGATGA
- the mgtE gene encoding magnesium transporter, which yields MKDRERENSQMNNELLLEALKTESLDQFRTEFLEMHPYDQAQFYTSLSDEFRSVVYTYLSPEEMADLFENIEIDEEDYESLLAEMNPSYAADMLSNMYADDAADVLNEINDEQAVSYLTIMDDEAASEIQELLNYEESTAGSIMTTEFIAIEANETAQSAMQILKREAPEAETIYYVFVTDRDKKLLGVLSLRTLIIADEDALIGDLMDDRVVSVPVSEDQEEVARKIRDYNFLAVPVVDFQNHLLGIITVDDIIDVMDEEASDDYSKLAGISDLDHVDKSPFSAAKKRLPWLVILLFLGLLTASLIGRFEEILSQKAILAVFIPLIGGMAGNTGTQALAVAVRGIATGELEQESKWKLVLREAGTGLIIGLTCGIAIIFIVYFWQGDLMLGLLVGISIFITLIVATLAGSIVPLLMHKMKIDPAVASGPFITTINDLISILIYFGLATLLMGYLL from the coding sequence ATGAAGGACCGAGAGCGGGAGAATAGTCAAATGAATAACGAGCTTTTGCTTGAAGCGCTTAAAACGGAAAGTCTAGATCAGTTCCGTACGGAGTTCCTTGAAATGCATCCATATGATCAGGCTCAATTTTATACAAGCTTGTCAGATGAATTCAGATCCGTCGTTTACACATATTTGTCACCGGAAGAAATGGCGGACCTTTTTGAAAATATAGAAATTGATGAAGAGGATTACGAAAGCCTGTTGGCTGAAATGAATCCTTCTTATGCAGCCGATATGCTTTCCAATATGTACGCGGATGATGCGGCTGACGTCCTGAATGAAATCAATGATGAGCAGGCCGTCAGCTATTTGACCATCATGGATGATGAAGCGGCAAGTGAAATCCAGGAGCTTCTGAACTATGAGGAATCTACGGCAGGAAGTATCATGACGACAGAATTCATTGCCATTGAAGCAAATGAAACCGCTCAATCAGCCATGCAAATCTTAAAAAGGGAAGCTCCGGAAGCGGAAACGATTTATTATGTGTTCGTTACCGATCGGGATAAGAAGCTGCTTGGTGTTTTATCTCTCAGGACATTGATCATTGCTGATGAAGATGCTTTAATCGGTGATTTAATGGATGATAGGGTAGTTTCCGTCCCTGTATCTGAAGACCAGGAAGAGGTGGCACGAAAAATAAGGGATTATAACTTCCTTGCCGTGCCGGTCGTCGATTTCCAAAACCATTTATTGGGGATTATAACCGTTGATGATATCATTGACGTCATGGATGAAGAGGCATCCGATGACTATTCTAAATTGGCAGGTATTTCTGATCTTGATCATGTTGATAAGAGTCCCTTTTCCGCTGCAAAAAAACGGCTGCCATGGTTGGTCATCCTTTTGTTTTTAGGCTTGCTGACTGCAAGCTTGATCGGCCGATTCGAAGAGATACTAAGCCAAAAAGCGATTCTTGCTGTATTTATTCCATTGATAGGCGGCATGGCTGGAAATACAGGAACACAAGCATTGGCAGTAGCAGTCAGAGGAATCGCAACAGGTGAATTAGAACAGGAAAGCAAGTGGAAACTGGTCCTTCGAGAGGCTGGAACTGGCCTTATTATTGGCCTGACATGCGGAATTGCCATCATTTTCATTGTCTATTTTTGGCAAGGTGATTTAATGTTAGGGTTATTGGTCGGAATTTCCATTTTCATAACTCTGATCGTTGCCACACTTGCCGGTTCAATCGTCCCTCTTCTCATGCATAAAATGAAAATCGACCCAGCGGTAGCTTCAGGTCCTTTCATTACAACAATCAACGACCTCATCAGTATTCTTATTTATTTCGGATTAGCAACTTTATTAATGGGCTATCTACTATAA
- a CDS encoding RluA family pseudouridine synthase: protein MSNQNFSLTWSVFEEDSGSLLREFLRKCDISKRALTDIKFKGGYIQLNGEEVTVRERIETGDIVTVIFPPEQASEGLLPEPIPLNVRYEDEFVLVVAKPPSMNTIPSREHPNGSLANGLAGYYRKTGIQATIHIVTRLDRDTSGLVLIAKHRHIHHLLSEQQKSGQVKRRYQAVAEGIVEGPVGEIVAPIGRKSTSIIEREVRQDGRYACTLFKVLAHTGSHTFLNLELRTGRTHQIRVHMAHIGHPLAGDDLYGGNRRGIPRQALHCFELKFLHPFTKKMMVFQEELPEDMTRLLEGSKEWDS, encoded by the coding sequence ATGTCAAATCAAAACTTTTCTTTGACCTGGTCGGTTTTTGAAGAGGACTCTGGCTCTTTATTGCGAGAGTTTCTCCGCAAATGCGATATTTCAAAACGAGCATTAACGGATATTAAGTTTAAAGGTGGATATATCCAGTTGAACGGCGAAGAAGTAACTGTGAGGGAACGGATTGAAACGGGTGACATCGTCACCGTCATATTTCCGCCGGAGCAGGCAAGCGAAGGCCTTTTGCCGGAACCCATCCCCCTGAATGTCAGATATGAAGATGAGTTTGTATTGGTGGTGGCCAAGCCCCCTTCCATGAATACCATTCCTTCCCGCGAGCATCCCAACGGCAGTTTGGCGAATGGCTTGGCGGGTTATTATAGGAAGACGGGAATACAGGCGACGATTCATATAGTTACACGTCTTGACCGGGATACATCAGGTTTGGTTTTAATTGCCAAGCATCGGCATATCCATCACCTTTTAAGTGAGCAGCAAAAATCTGGACAGGTTAAACGGAGATACCAAGCCGTAGCTGAAGGAATCGTTGAAGGACCTGTAGGAGAGATAGTGGCGCCAATCGGACGAAAATCGACCAGCATCATTGAACGGGAAGTCAGGCAGGATGGCCGGTATGCCTGTACTCTATTTAAGGTATTGGCACATACAGGGTCCCATACATTCCTTAATTTGGAACTCAGGACAGGGCGTACACATCAAATCAGGGTCCATATGGCGCATATTGGTCACCCGCTGGCTGGTGATGATTTATATGGAGGGAACAGGAGAGGTATCCCTCGCCAAGCCCTTCATTGTTTTGAATTGAAATTTTTACATCCTTTCACGAAGAAGATGATGGTATTTCAAGAAGAGTTACCAGAAGATATGACCCGCTTGCTCGAGGGAAGTAAAGAATGGGATTCCTGA